ATGCGCACGAGTCCGGCCAGGACCCCCAGTCACCCACTCGGCCGGGGGCGCTCGGTCCATCTGTTCCCGGGGCAAGGAGACTTCTCCGTCACCTCGTTGGTAAGAGCTTTCCACGCGGGCGGGGTCATACAGCCGGCCATCCAGCAGGTCTTCGAGCAGGTCGACCAGGTCGCCGTCGAGCGCGGGCTGCCACCGCTCGGTCCCTGGCTGCTGGGTCCACAGCCGCCCAACGGACGCGACCTGGCGCACGCCGCCGCGGGCACGTCGCAACTCGCCTTGTTCGGCGCGTCGTTGGCGGTGCACGAAGCGCTGTGCCACCGCTATGGGATGCCGTCGGCCGCTGTGGCGGTGAGCTTCGGTGAGATCGCCGCACTGACCGCGGCCGGGGTGTTCACGGTCGGCGACGGCGCACGCGCGGCCCATGACCTCGCGCTCGTCCTGTCTTCTTGTCCCGGCGGACTGACGCTGCTCACCTGCTCGGAGCAGGCCGCGCGCGGCCTGCTGGAACACGCGGGGGCCCGGGACGCGGTGGTAGCCGTGGTCAACGACGACCGGTCCGTGGTGGTCGCCGGTCCGCCGGCGGCGCTGGCCCACGTCGAGAAGGCGGCAGCGGACAGGGGCCTGGCCGCCGTACGGTTGCGCCTGCCGTTCGCCTCTCACCACCCCGCGCTCGGCTTCGCGGCTGAGGCGTTCGCCGACGCCGTGCGTGATTACCCCCGGTCCGCGGCGCGCTTCCCGGTCTACTCGGCCGTGGCCGGTCGTCCGTACGACGCGACGGACGATCTGCCCCGGCGGCTGGCCGACTGTCTGATCCGCCCCGCCATGGTGCCCGCGGTGTTGCGTCAGGCGGCCCGGCACGAGCCGGGCGTTCTCTTCGAGGCGGGTACGGGCGAGTCGCTCGCGCTGAGCGCCCGCAGGGTGCTCGCCGACAGCCCACCGGCCATCCACGCCCCGCTTGCGGAACCCGACTTTCCCTGGTGATCCCCCCACTCCCTGCTCTGGAGACCGGCGATGCTCCTCGCGTCCCTGCCCACAGCCACCCACGACGAACTGCACCGACTCGTCCACGGGCCTGTCGATCCCGCCTTCCTCGCCTCCCTGCACAAGGCGCTCGCCACCGGCCCCGAACCCCAGACCGCGGCGTCCGTCGGCGACGGCGAGCGCATCCTGCGGCGGCTGCGCGTGCTGGGTGAACTGCTGCCCCCGGCCCGCCGCCTCTTCGACGAGCCCGCGCAGCTTGCCACCGTCCACGCCTGGTCGGCGGTCGCCGATCCCTCCCTCTGTCTGGCGGCACTCGTGCACTACCTGCTCTGCCTGGGCT
Above is a window of Streptomyces sp. DT2A-34 DNA encoding:
- a CDS encoding acyltransferase domain-containing protein, producing MVRAFHAGGVIQPAIQQVFEQVDQVAVERGLPPLGPWLLGPQPPNGRDLAHAAAGTSQLALFGASLAVHEALCHRYGMPSAAVAVSFGEIAALTAAGVFTVGDGARAAHDLALVLSSCPGGLTLLTCSEQAARGLLEHAGARDAVVAVVNDDRSVVVAGPPAALAHVEKAAADRGLAAVRLRLPFASHHPALGFAAEAFADAVRDYPRSAARFPVYSAVAGRPYDATDDLPRRLADCLIRPAMVPAVLRQAARHEPGVLFEAGTGESLALSARRVLADSPPAIHAPLAEPDFPW